In bacterium, one genomic interval encodes:
- a CDS encoding PD40 domain-containing protein: MSRTLSFLFSLLYLAFALIANADTTTTDSTKPAKADPKWNVSDFGVPYDTLAFTTSEGAWISVDIHPNGKLLVFDLLGDIYTMPIEGGKATCIASGPAYEIQPRFSPDGKHISFTSDRAGADNIWVTDIDGLNPVQITKEDFRLLNNATWHPSGNYIVARKHFTGYRSMGAGEMWMYKVPEGGVGIQLTTKKNDQQDAGEPIFSPDAKYLYWSEDMTAGPSFQYNKDPNGTIYMIRRLNLETGEITELINLNGGAVRPQISPDGKTMAFVRRVRERSVLSLYDISSGEVRHLWDGLDEDQQETWSIFGVHPGFDWTPDGRAIVITAKGKLWKVTIADGTVAPIPFSVDVSQKVAQVLRFPQEIGGPEFSVKVVRWPQTIGSSGDLLFQALGYLYRYSPSTGKRTRLTSQTDHYEFAPSVSLDGKSAACVTWNDTTGGRVKIIDLATKREQIVVSQPGHYVTAAFSPDKNWVVYHRGSGDGYRGRMWDEEPGIYVVDAKGLTPPRLITREGRNPRFSADGQRITLVSGEGEGSALISVNLLGSDRRVLAKSVRAGNYELSPDGNWLAFEELWQTYVVPFPRTATPLDLSPETRSLPQKRLSKDGGTYLNWSADSKTINWSLGPEYFSIDLATLYAPKPDSSKSDTTLTPKTVNLGWQEKADIPNSDVYFVGARIAPMHDLSIIENGVVHVKGNLITEVGTKDQIKVPAGAKVIDITGKLLMPGLVDIHAHTGSSNQDIYPQQQWSWLANLAFGVTTTHDPSNNTEMIFAESELQLQGKNLAPRVFSTGTILYGADGSFKTVINKYEDAVSAIKRTTAWGAFSVKSYNQPRREQRQMVIKAARELGVMVVPEGGSTLHYNMTHYLDGHTTVEHCVPVAPLYDPELQLMSKSQTGYTPTLIVAYGGIMGENYWYQHDNVWENERLAHFTPRSVLDPRSRRRPMAPESEYHHFAAAKTATDILRRGGIVELGAHGQLQGLGAHWELWMLQQGGMTNHEALRCATWMGAKAIGLDHKLGSIQPGMLADLIVIDGDPLTDIRQSENILYTMINGRLYDAKTLEQIEPIRKPLPVGPNLMGIRGSDINTSCLQHEH, from the coding sequence ATGTCTCGCACGCTCTCATTTCTCTTTTCACTCCTTTATCTCGCCTTCGCTTTGATCGCGAACGCAGATACAACCACTACTGACTCAACCAAACCGGCCAAAGCCGATCCAAAGTGGAATGTCTCGGATTTCGGCGTCCCCTATGACACCCTCGCCTTCACCACTTCCGAGGGAGCCTGGATATCCGTCGACATTCACCCCAACGGCAAGCTCCTCGTGTTCGACCTCCTCGGCGACATTTACACTATGCCGATCGAAGGTGGTAAGGCGACCTGCATCGCCAGTGGTCCAGCCTACGAAATTCAGCCGCGCTTCAGCCCCGATGGAAAACATATCTCCTTCACCTCCGACCGCGCCGGAGCTGACAACATTTGGGTAACGGATATCGATGGTCTGAATCCTGTTCAGATAACGAAAGAAGATTTCCGCCTGCTCAACAACGCCACCTGGCACCCGTCGGGTAATTACATCGTCGCCCGCAAACATTTCACCGGTTATCGCTCGATGGGCGCTGGTGAGATGTGGATGTACAAAGTTCCCGAAGGCGGTGTCGGCATTCAACTCACAACCAAGAAGAATGACCAGCAGGATGCCGGTGAGCCAATCTTCTCCCCCGATGCCAAATACCTCTACTGGTCAGAGGACATGACTGCCGGACCCTCATTCCAGTACAACAAAGACCCGAACGGCACCATCTACATGATCCGCCGCCTCAATCTTGAGACCGGCGAGATCACTGAGCTGATAAACCTCAATGGCGGCGCGGTCCGACCGCAGATCTCTCCCGACGGCAAAACCATGGCGTTTGTCCGTCGTGTCCGCGAGAGATCCGTCCTCAGCCTCTATGACATCTCTTCCGGCGAAGTCCGCCATCTTTGGGATGGTCTCGATGAAGATCAGCAGGAGACCTGGTCGATCTTTGGTGTCCATCCCGGATTCGACTGGACTCCCGATGGTCGTGCTATCGTCATCACCGCCAAAGGAAAGCTTTGGAAAGTGACCATCGCTGATGGTACTGTCGCTCCTATCCCCTTCTCTGTCGATGTCAGCCAGAAAGTCGCGCAGGTGCTTCGTTTCCCGCAGGAGATCGGTGGCCCGGAGTTCTCCGTCAAAGTTGTGCGCTGGCCACAGACAATTGGCTCTTCCGGCGATCTCCTTTTCCAGGCGCTTGGCTATCTGTATCGCTATAGTCCTTCAACCGGCAAACGCACTCGTCTGACCTCGCAAACCGACCATTACGAATTTGCGCCGTCAGTGTCGCTCGATGGAAAGTCGGCAGCCTGTGTCACCTGGAACGACACAACCGGTGGCCGCGTCAAAATTATTGACCTCGCGACGAAAAGGGAGCAGATCGTCGTTTCGCAACCCGGCCACTACGTTACTGCCGCATTCTCTCCTGACAAAAATTGGGTGGTCTACCATCGCGGGAGTGGCGATGGCTACCGCGGCAGAATGTGGGATGAAGAACCGGGCATCTACGTCGTTGATGCTAAGGGACTCACTCCTCCGCGTCTCATTACTCGCGAGGGCCGCAATCCCAGATTCTCCGCCGATGGCCAGCGCATTACTCTGGTTTCCGGCGAAGGTGAAGGATCTGCGCTCATCTCTGTCAATCTCCTCGGCTCCGACCGACGCGTCCTCGCCAAATCCGTCCGCGCTGGTAATTACGAACTCTCGCCCGATGGAAACTGGCTCGCTTTCGAAGAACTCTGGCAAACCTATGTTGTGCCATTCCCGCGCACAGCCACTCCACTCGACCTCAGCCCCGAAACCCGTTCGCTGCCTCAGAAAAGACTCTCCAAAGATGGCGGCACCTATTTGAACTGGTCGGCTGACAGCAAGACGATAAACTGGTCGCTTGGGCCGGAATACTTCAGCATCGATCTCGCCACGCTCTACGCGCCGAAACCAGACAGCAGCAAGTCTGACACTACGCTCACGCCGAAAACTGTCAACCTTGGCTGGCAAGAAAAAGCAGATATCCCGAATAGCGATGTCTACTTTGTTGGTGCACGCATCGCCCCGATGCATGACCTCTCCATCATCGAAAACGGTGTCGTCCATGTGAAAGGGAATCTCATCACCGAGGTCGGTACGAAAGATCAGATCAAAGTTCCTGCCGGCGCCAAAGTCATCGATATCACCGGTAAACTGCTGATGCCCGGCCTTGTAGACATCCATGCCCATACCGGTTCATCCAATCAGGATATCTACCCGCAACAACAATGGTCATGGCTGGCCAATCTCGCCTTTGGCGTGACCACCACGCATGATCCCTCGAACAACACCGAGATGATCTTTGCCGAATCAGAACTGCAACTTCAGGGGAAAAACCTCGCCCCGCGTGTTTTCTCCACTGGAACGATTCTCTACGGCGCCGATGGCAGTTTCAAAACCGTCATCAACAAGTATGAAGACGCGGTCAGCGCAATCAAACGCACTACCGCCTGGGGCGCGTTCTCCGTCAAGAGCTACAACCAGCCACGTCGCGAGCAACGTCAGATGGTCATCAAGGCCGCGCGTGAACTCGGCGTCATGGTTGTCCCCGAAGGCGGCTCCACTCTCCATTACAATATGACGCACTACCTCGATGGCCACACCACGGTTGAGCACTGCGTTCCGGTCGCCCCGCTCTATGACCCGGAACTCCAGTTGATGAGCAAATCACAAACTGGCTACACCCCCACCTTGATCGTGGCCTATGGCGGTATCATGGGAGAGAACTACTGGTACCAGCATGACAATGTCTGGGAGAACGAACGCCTCGCTCACTTCACGCCGCGGTCCGTGCTTGACCCGCGCTCACGCCGTCGCCCCATGGCCCCCGAATCGGAATATCATCACTTCGCCGCCGCGAAGACAGCTACCGATATTCTCCGTCGCGGCGGTATAGTCGAACTCGGCGCCCACGGCCAGTTGCAGGGACTTGGCGCGCATTGGGAACTCTGGATGCTTCAACAAGGCGGCATGACCAACCACGAAGCTCTCCGCTGCGCCACCTGGATGGGCGCCAAAGCGATCGGCCTCGATCACAAACTCGGGTCCATCCAACCCGGAATGCTCGCAGACTTGATCGTTATCGATGGTGACCCATTGACTGATATCCGCCAGTCCGAGAATATTCTGTACACTATGATCAATGGAAGATTGTACGATGCGAAGACGCTTGAACAGATCGAACCGATCAGAAAACCGCTTCCGGTCGGCCCAAATCTGATGGGTATTCGTGGCTCAGATATCAACACCTCGTGCCTCCAGCACGAGCACTAA
- a CDS encoding alpha-amylase has protein sequence MVAPESAPIQSPPAALRLIAAKFNDQLLNFPSGTIPIRPGDLITAATITDILRYVLMLFCHEQHPKILGQGLSHARSLGSSEIVELPPPKFVQLFPPPSVLAGSQNESEYLGTISDKVDHLEVSVGEMILLELSMENPAFLPFRPLYDDQPLRQQVPYMPLITRLEQFFATQPTVDPVGLPLFDCLRAPMLASPFSLEGQLEFIRTYWSRFLPVELVERTLLATDILREQAAFRLPPTGGPVPVMEFWGQEYRDSFGYPEPARFSPDADWMSNVVMIAKSTYVWLDQLSKRYGRDIHLLSDIPDEELDRLARFGFTALWLIGVWERSPASQQIKRIMGNPEAVSSAYSLYDYTIAADLGGDSAYDQLRQRAWQRGIRLASDMVPNHMGIYSRWSIEHPDWFMQLNYPPFPAYRFTGANLSWDPRVTIQIEDGYWNHTDAAVVFKRTDNWTGDVRYIYHGNDGTSMPWNDTAQLNFMIPDVREAVIQTILHVARHFPIIRFDAAMTLAKKHYQRLWFPQPGDGGAIPSRAEHGMTRTDFDAVFPEEFWRQVVDRVAAEVPDTLLLAEAFWLMEGYFVRTLGMHRVYNSAFMNMLKMEENANYRQTVKNVLTFSPEVIKRFVNFMNNPDERTAVEQFGRGDKYFGVAMLMVTMPGLPMFGHGQIEGFTEKYGMEYRRAYWDEHVDEEMVRRHQQQIFPLMHKRYLFSGAANFAFFDFVHPDGWVDENVYAFTNRAFGERALILYNNAYSSTNGTIHTSSEINVGQGEETHIVRRNLADALDLNTDGSHYYLFRDHATGLEYIRNGRRLQHDGFWTRLHAYQFHAFIDWREMHDSDGSWAEMERRLDGGGVPNIDEAHYEMKLEPILTPLESLLHTSLDLLDTDDYDQALADVASGLQNALTTLDQYLQSGTDDLRIFKQLQAKLEWVAPPDDDLADEITTVELEPESDAPPSEQITNVSDDALVCWSVLYHLLRVGLPEGRQDAIALQRMNEWRIVPAVTRVLEKRTGDLRGSRDNALLVWMLIAFPELLQPTVQKPLGPSLQRLFDTDAASEFLRVNRYQEAHWFNREQFDRLISTFLIATLAGLRELQPQPIDLMAHAGTAASDLTTWADRLGYQVEAFLAEYGLPRPPVK, from the coding sequence ATGGTCGCCCCGGAGTCGGCACCGATTCAGTCCCCACCGGCGGCCCTCCGGCTGATCGCCGCTAAATTCAACGATCAGCTGCTCAATTTCCCTTCCGGCACGATCCCGATCCGGCCCGGTGATCTGATCACTGCCGCTACCATTACCGATATTCTCAGATATGTCCTGATGCTCTTCTGCCATGAGCAGCATCCCAAGATACTCGGACAGGGGCTCTCCCATGCCCGCTCGCTCGGCTCCAGCGAGATAGTAGAGCTTCCGCCGCCCAAATTCGTCCAACTTTTTCCGCCGCCGTCGGTTTTGGCCGGTAGCCAGAACGAGTCAGAATATCTGGGGACCATCAGCGACAAGGTCGACCATCTTGAAGTCTCCGTCGGCGAGATGATCCTCCTCGAACTATCGATGGAGAATCCCGCCTTTCTGCCGTTCCGTCCGCTGTACGATGACCAGCCGCTTCGGCAACAAGTCCCGTACATGCCGCTGATCACCCGGTTGGAGCAGTTTTTCGCTACTCAACCGACTGTTGACCCGGTCGGACTGCCTCTGTTCGATTGCCTGCGCGCCCCTATGCTGGCCTCGCCGTTTTCATTGGAGGGCCAGCTGGAGTTTATACGTACCTATTGGTCACGCTTTTTGCCCGTCGAATTGGTCGAACGTACGCTCCTCGCCACAGACATCCTTCGAGAACAGGCCGCTTTCCGCCTGCCGCCTACCGGCGGCCCGGTCCCTGTCATGGAGTTCTGGGGACAGGAATATCGCGACAGCTTCGGCTATCCCGAACCGGCACGCTTCAGCCCCGATGCTGACTGGATGTCCAATGTCGTCATGATCGCCAAATCTACCTACGTCTGGCTTGACCAGCTCTCCAAACGTTACGGCCGCGACATTCATTTGCTCAGCGATATTCCCGATGAAGAACTCGATCGCCTCGCCAGATTCGGCTTCACCGCGCTCTGGTTGATCGGCGTCTGGGAACGCTCACCAGCTTCACAACAGATCAAGCGAATTATGGGCAACCCGGAAGCCGTTTCTTCGGCCTATTCTCTCTATGATTATACGATCGCCGCAGACTTGGGAGGCGATTCCGCCTATGACCAACTGCGTCAGCGGGCCTGGCAGCGCGGCATTCGCCTCGCCTCCGATATGGTCCCGAACCACATGGGCATATACTCTCGATGGAGTATAGAACACCCCGATTGGTTCATGCAACTGAATTATCCCCCCTTCCCCGCCTACCGCTTCACCGGCGCTAATCTCTCCTGGGACCCGCGTGTGACCATCCAGATCGAAGATGGTTACTGGAATCATACCGACGCCGCAGTCGTCTTCAAGCGCACCGACAATTGGACTGGCGATGTCCGCTACATCTACCACGGCAACGATGGCACCAGCATGCCCTGGAACGACACCGCCCAACTCAATTTCATGATTCCCGATGTTCGCGAGGCGGTCATTCAGACGATCCTCCATGTCGCCCGCCATTTCCCGATCATCCGCTTTGATGCCGCCATGACCCTCGCCAAAAAACATTATCAACGTCTCTGGTTTCCGCAACCCGGCGATGGTGGCGCCATCCCCTCACGCGCTGAACATGGTATGACCCGCACCGATTTTGATGCTGTGTTTCCCGAGGAATTCTGGCGTCAGGTGGTCGACCGCGTGGCCGCAGAGGTCCCGGATACGCTTCTTCTGGCCGAGGCCTTTTGGCTGATGGAAGGTTACTTTGTTCGCACGCTCGGCATGCACCGCGTCTACAACTCCGCCTTCATGAACATGCTGAAGATGGAAGAGAACGCCAACTACCGACAAACCGTCAAAAACGTCCTCACCTTCAGCCCCGAAGTGATCAAGCGATTTGTCAACTTCATGAATAATCCCGATGAACGAACCGCTGTCGAGCAATTCGGTCGCGGCGATAAATACTTCGGCGTTGCGATGCTGATGGTCACGATGCCCGGACTGCCAATGTTCGGCCACGGTCAGATCGAAGGCTTCACCGAAAAGTACGGTATGGAATACCGCCGCGCCTATTGGGATGAGCATGTCGATGAAGAAATGGTCCGTCGCCACCAACAACAGATCTTCCCCCTGATGCACAAGCGTTATCTGTTTAGTGGCGCCGCCAACTTTGCCTTTTTTGACTTCGTTCACCCCGATGGATGGGTCGACGAAAACGTCTACGCATTCACCAACCGTGCGTTCGGTGAGCGCGCGTTGATTCTCTATAACAACGCCTACTCCTCCACTAATGGCACCATCCACACCTCTTCTGAAATAAACGTCGGACAGGGAGAAGAAACTCATATAGTGCGACGCAATCTCGCCGATGCTCTGGATCTGAATACCGATGGCAGTCACTACTACCTCTTCCGCGACCACGCCACCGGACTGGAATATATTCGCAATGGACGGCGCCTTCAGCACGACGGCTTCTGGACCCGCCTCCATGCCTATCAGTTCCATGCCTTCATTGACTGGCGAGAAATGCACGACTCCGATGGTTCCTGGGCGGAGATGGAGCGACGCCTCGACGGCGGCGGCGTCCCCAATATTGACGAAGCTCACTACGAGATGAAACTGGAGCCAATCCTCACTCCTCTTGAGTCACTTCTCCACACATCGCTGGATCTGCTCGATACCGATGATTACGATCAGGCACTGGCCGATGTCGCCTCCGGTCTGCAGAATGCTCTTACCACACTTGACCAATACCTGCAATCCGGGACTGATGATCTCAGGATATTCAAACAGCTCCAGGCGAAACTGGAATGGGTCGCGCCTCCCGATGATGATCTTGCCGATGAGATCACGACGGTTGAGCTCGAACCGGAGTCCGATGCTCCGCCATCCGAACAGATCACCAATGTCTCCGATGATGCGCTCGTCTGCTGGTCTGTGCTTTATCATCTCCTGCGAGTGGGCCTGCCCGAAGGCCGCCAGGATGCCATCGCCCTGCAGCGCATGAACGAATGGCGAATAGTCCCCGCCGTCACCCGTGTCCTCGAAAAACGGACCGGCGATCTCCGCGGCTCACGCGACAATGCCCTCCTCGTCTGGATGTTGATCGCTTTCCCCGAATTGCTGCAGCCTACTGTTCAAAAACCGCTCGGTCCATCCCTGCAACGGCTGTTTGACACCGATGCCGCGTCTGAATTCCTCCGGGTTAACCGCTACCAGGAAGCACACTGGTTTAACCGCGAGCAGTTTGACCGACTCATTTCGACCTTCCTGATCGCCACTCTCGCCGGTCTGCGCGAACTACAGCCGCAACCGATCGACCTGATGGCGCATGCCGGAACCGCCGCTTCTGACCTGACAACATGGGCCGACCGACTCGGCTACCAGGTCGAGGCATTCCTGGCCGAGTATGGCCTTCCACGACCGCCAGTCAAATGA
- a CDS encoding YfiR family protein: MVTLNHRIQPGWGDVLPGLPAKGMYMRGRWLVVGLLVWAMLVGPVSQVAVAADASEKADFVAKLIDFVEWPAGKGTDASGSVVIACVGDSPVIASLKDAAARKSAEGMKVTVKTVAAGDPLAGSQMVFIGACDKAELAKVLKAAAGQPVLTVSNCTKFAQFGVMVNILDDSDGGAKVKFEVNTITVKEAGLKIGAQLLKLATVI, from the coding sequence ATGGTAACGCTGAATCACAGGATCCAGCCAGGCTGGGGCGATGTATTGCCCGGCCTGCCTGCAAAGGGGATGTACATGCGCGGTCGTTGGCTAGTTGTGGGGCTATTGGTTTGGGCGATGCTGGTCGGTCCGGTCAGCCAGGTCGCAGTCGCAGCGGATGCTTCGGAAAAGGCGGATTTTGTCGCCAAACTGATCGATTTCGTGGAGTGGCCGGCGGGAAAAGGGACAGATGCATCGGGCAGTGTAGTGATCGCCTGCGTGGGTGATTCACCGGTGATAGCGTCGCTGAAAGATGCGGCCGCCAGGAAATCGGCGGAGGGGATGAAAGTGACGGTTAAAACGGTCGCGGCGGGCGATCCGTTGGCCGGGAGCCAGATGGTTTTTATCGGCGCATGCGACAAAGCCGAGCTGGCAAAAGTATTGAAAGCGGCTGCCGGACAGCCGGTGTTGACGGTTAGCAATTGCACCAAGTTCGCGCAATTCGGCGTGATGGTAAATATTCTGGATGATTCTGATGGGGGCGCGAAAGTCAAGTTTGAGGTAAACACCATTACGGTCAAAGAGGCTGGGTTGAAGATCGGCGCACAACTGTTGAAGTTGGCGACGGTGATCTAA
- a CDS encoding HAMP domain-containing protein: MRKLRDYSIRAKLTFMIMLTSISALLIASTVFVFNDRSTFKQGMVDNLTVLATVLANNSAAAVSFEDQEAGNEVLGALSSDEHITSAQIVLGTGATFAQYLRAEAKLPALQVAGLADGARFDAEHLYVTKVISAKGKPLGYLVIQSDLTALAQRLRWFAGVSFLIALAIGALSIGIVVIFQRMISKPIVHLAEAANGIAVGDINQQMEFESGDEIGKLYAAFRNLRSYIHDLSAAAERIAANDLTVVVTPKSEKDVLSHSFRLMVVSLTKMVGQLRSSATEMVSAATQISASASQMLSGAREQAQQIQGVSSSIEEISHTIMASAENVQEATSASRAASETAGSGGRLVDDTIRGMEKIEAVVRESAKTISKLSQSSQQIGQIVNVINDIADQTNLLALNAAIEAARAGEQGRGFAVVADEVRKLAERTGKATGEIVQMVRSIQDETVEAVESVKTGLQDVDKGRELANRAGANLQEIVNMTHQVMGMIQQIALAANEQSTAAEGISRHIGDISAVTKETAAGAEQSSAAAAQLSRQAESLQTMVEQFKLA, encoded by the coding sequence ATGCGCAAACTCCGCGACTACTCGATCAGGGCTAAGCTGACATTCATGATCATGCTGACCAGTATCAGCGCTCTGCTGATCGCCAGCACGGTATTTGTGTTCAACGATCGTTCGACTTTCAAGCAGGGGATGGTCGACAACCTGACTGTTCTGGCGACGGTGTTGGCGAACAACAGCGCGGCGGCGGTCAGTTTTGAGGACCAGGAAGCCGGGAACGAGGTTCTTGGCGCTCTTTCCTCGGACGAACACATTACTTCAGCGCAGATCGTACTTGGTACGGGCGCCACGTTTGCGCAGTATTTACGAGCCGAAGCCAAGTTGCCTGCTTTGCAGGTAGCGGGATTGGCGGATGGCGCACGATTTGATGCAGAGCATCTTTACGTTACCAAAGTCATTTCCGCGAAAGGGAAGCCACTTGGATACCTGGTGATCCAGTCGGATCTGACGGCATTGGCCCAGCGACTCCGCTGGTTCGCGGGGGTCTCTTTCCTGATCGCGCTGGCGATCGGCGCCTTGTCGATCGGTATCGTCGTGATCTTCCAGCGGATGATCTCAAAGCCGATCGTCCATCTGGCGGAAGCGGCCAACGGGATCGCGGTCGGCGATATCAATCAGCAGATGGAGTTTGAATCAGGAGATGAGATCGGCAAGCTGTATGCCGCGTTCAGGAATCTCCGGTCGTATATCCATGACCTATCGGCCGCGGCGGAGCGGATCGCCGCAAATGACCTGACTGTGGTGGTGACGCCGAAATCTGAGAAAGATGTGTTGAGCCATTCGTTCCGGTTGATGGTGGTCAGCCTGACCAAGATGGTGGGACAACTTCGTTCAAGCGCCACGGAGATGGTTTCGGCGGCGACGCAGATCTCGGCCTCGGCCTCGCAGATGCTTAGCGGGGCACGCGAGCAGGCGCAGCAGATCCAGGGGGTATCTTCCTCGATCGAAGAGATCAGTCATACGATCATGGCATCGGCAGAGAATGTACAGGAAGCGACCTCGGCCTCGCGCGCGGCCAGCGAAACGGCTGGTTCAGGCGGACGTCTGGTGGACGATACGATACGCGGAATGGAAAAGATCGAAGCGGTGGTACGGGAGTCGGCCAAAACGATCTCTAAGCTGAGCCAGTCATCGCAACAGATAGGTCAGATCGTCAACGTGATCAATGATATTGCGGACCAGACCAATTTGCTGGCGCTGAATGCGGCGATCGAAGCGGCGCGCGCCGGCGAGCAAGGACGTGGATTCGCGGTAGTGGCGGATGAAGTACGCAAACTGGCTGAACGGACCGGCAAGGCGACCGGTGAGATCGTTCAGATGGTACGCTCTATCCAGGATGAGACGGTTGAGGCGGTTGAATCGGTCAAGACTGGCTTGCAGGATGTTGACAAGGGACGCGAACTGGCGAATCGTGCCGGTGCAAACCTGCAGGAGATCGTTAATATGACCCATCAGGTGATGGGGATGATCCAGCAGATCGCGCTGGCGGCGAATGAACAATCGACGGCGGCAGAAGGGATCTCCCGTCATATTGGCGATATATCGGCAGTGACGAAAGAGACGGCGGCGGGCGCGGAGCAGTCATCAGCGGCCGCGGCACAGTTGAGCCGCCAGGCGGAGTCATTGCAGACGATGGTGGAGCAGTTCAAGCTGGCGTAA